The following coding sequences are from one Saccharomyces cerevisiae S288C chromosome X, complete sequence window:
- the NTA1 gene encoding amidase (Amidase; removes the amide group from N-terminal asparagine and glutamine residues to generate proteins with N-terminal aspartate and glutamate residues that are targets of ubiquitin-mediated degradation) gives MLIDAIHGAKMSTKLLVSLKVLVIQLNPQIGQVDQTIKRTWSILDKVTKSATYVKPDIILFPEFALTGYSFHARKDILPYVTKKDEGPSFELAKSISEKFQCYTIIGYPEDDDEQKLYNSALVVNPQGEQIFNYRKTFLYDTEMNWDCEENPEGFQTFPMDFSKCAKLSNEDSYNRDVTLKASIGICMDLSPYKFMAPFNHFEFSSFCVDNNVELILCPMAWLNSTSITDKQTLHNNSLLEAAKNKIAFALKEQGLPLAGSQGIYQLKIGDSQRTPRVPSDDSTSEYKDMDEPDMSNVNYWILRFFPFLYFKSRINWFKNSSLIESILGKTRMPLDHEYYKDGKHKEDTIDLLDSEEVIKDTVLEKTFLGTSLGQPWKFQGKNAILVLANRCGTEDGTTIFAGSSGIYKFNGKKPKGSQDDDESSLDSLNESVELLGNLGKGLEGAILREVQFEVFR, from the coding sequence ATGCTAATAGACGCAATTCATGGTGCTAAGATGAGCACAAAACTTTTAGTATCACTAAAGGTACTAGTAATTCAACTCAATCCGCAAATTGGGCAAGTAGATCAAACAATTAAGAGAACATGGTCAATATTGGATAAAGTTACGAAAAGTGCCACCTATGTGAAACCAGACATAATACTATTCCCCGAATTTGCATTGACAGGTTACAGTTTTCATGCCagaaaagatattttacCTTATGTTACTAAGAAAGATGAAGGGCCCTCTTTTGAACTGGCTAAATCAATATCCGAGAAATTTCAATGCTACACTATAATAGGATATcctgaagatgatgatgaacaGAAGCTATACAATTCTGCCCTGGTAGTAAATCCGCAGGGGGAGCAGATCTTTAATTACAGAAAGACTTTTCTCTATGATACAGAAATGAATTGGGATTGCGAGGAGAATCCAGAGGGATTTCAGACGTTTCCCAtggatttttcaaagtgtGCTAAGCTTTCTAATGAGGACTCTTACAACAGAGATGTGACTTTGAAAGCATCAATAGGTATTTGTATGGACTTAAGTCCCTACAAATTCATGGCCCCCTTTAATCACTTTgaattctcttctttttgcgTTGACAATAATGTTGAATTGATTCTATGTCCAATGGCGTGGTTAAACTCTACTTCTATCACAGACAAACAGACGTTACATAACAATTCATTATTAGAAGCCGCTAAGAACAAAATAGCTTTCGCTTTAAAGGAGCAAGGGTTGCCTTTGGCAGGATCTCAAGGAATTTACCAGCTTAAAATTGGTGATTCGCAACGTACGCCCAGAGTGCCTTCTGACGACAGTACAAGTGAATATAAGGATATGGATGAACCAGATATGTCAAACGTAAACTACTGGATTCTAcgattttttccttttttgtaCTTTAAATCCAGAATTAATTGGTTTAAAAATTCATCTCTTATCGAAAGCATTTTGGGCAAAACTAGAATGCCCCTAGATCATGAATATTATAAAGATGGAAAGCACAAGGAGGACACAATAGACTTATTGGATTCTGAGGAAGTGATAAAGGATACAGTACTGGAAAAGACATTTTTGGGAACCTCCCTTGGACAGCCTTGGAAGTTCCAAGGAAAGAATGCGATTTTGGTGCTAGCTAACAGATGTGGTACTGAAGATGGTACCACGATTTTTGCAGGAAGTTCTGGCATTTATAAATTTAACGGTAAAAAACCTAAAGGTTCACaggatgatgatgagaGTTCGCTTGATTCTCTCAATGAAAGCGTAGAGTTGCTGGGTAATTTGGGCAAGGGTCTAGAAGGCGCTATATTGCGTGAGGTCCAATTTGAAGTGTTTAGGTGA
- the RPA12 gene encoding DNA-directed RNA polymerase I core subunit RPA12 (RNA polymerase I subunit A12.2; contains two zinc binding domains, and the N terminal domain is responsible for anchoring to the RNA pol I complex; physically interacts with transcriptional activator Msn4p, to regulate transcription of AYR1, a gene involved in lipid metabolism) gives MSVVGSLIFCLDCGDLLENPNAVLGSNVECSQCKAIYPKSQFSNLKVVTTTADDAFPSSLRAKKSVVKTSLKKNELKDGATIKEKCPQCGNEEMNYHTLQLRSADEGATVFYTCTSCGYKFRTNN, from the coding sequence ATGTCTGTTGTAGGATCgttaattttttgcttGGACTGTGGTGATCTCCTGGAAAATCCTAATGCCGTATTAGGCTCTAACGTTGAATGCAGCCAATGTAAAGCCATATATCCCAAGTCACAATTCTCCAATTTAAAAGTCGTCACCACGACGGCAGACGATGCGTTTCCATCTTCTCTTAGAGCCAAGAAATCCGTGGTTAAAacttctttgaagaagaacgaACTGAAAGACGGCGCTACTATCAAGGAAAAGTGTCCTCAGTGTGGAAATGAAGAGATGAACTATCATACTTTACAGTTAAGATCTGCAGATGAAGGTGCTACTGTCTTCTATACATGCACTTCCTGTGGTTACAAGTTCCGTACCAACAATTGA
- the CCT5 gene encoding chaperonin-containing T-complex subunit CCT5 (Subunit of the cytosolic chaperonin Cct ring complex; related to Tcp1p, required for the assembly of actin and tubulins in vivo), with protein sequence MAARPQQPPMEMPDLSNAIVAQDEMGRPFIIVKDQGNKKRQHGLEAKKSHILAARSVASIIKTSLGPRGLDKILISPDGEITITNDGATILSQMELDNEIAKLLVQLSKSQDDEIGDGTTGVVVLASALLDQALELIQKGIHPIKIANGFDEAAKLAISKLEETCDDISASNDELFRDFLLRAAKTSLGSKIVSKDHDRFAEMAVEAVINVMDKDRKDVDFDLIKMQGRVGGSISDSKLINGVILDKDFSHPQMPKCVLPKEGSDGVKLAILTCPFEPPKPKTKHKLDISSVEEYQKLQTYEQDKFKEMIDDVKKAGADVVICQWGFDDEANHLLLQNDLPAVRWVGGQELEHIAISTNGRIVPRFQDLSKDKLGTCSRIYEQEFGTTKDRMLIIEQSKETKTVTCFVRGSNKMIVDEAERALHDSLCVVRNLVKDSRVVYGGGAAEVTMSLAVSEEADKQRGIDQYAFRGFAQALDTIPMTLAENSGLDPIGTLSTLKSKQLKEKISNIGVDCLGYGSNDMKELFVVDPFIGKKQQILLATQLCRMILKIDNVIISGKDEY encoded by the coding sequence atggcTGCTCGTCCACAACAACCTCCTATGGAAATGCCGGATCTGTCGAACGCCATTGTGGCACAAGACGAGATGGGTAGACCCTTTATTATCGTGAAGGATCAAGGTAACAAGAAGAGACAGCACGGATTAGAGGCCAAGAAATCACATATATTGGCTGCTAGATCAGTAGCTTCTATTATCAAAACTTCGTTGGGTCCCCGTGGGTTAGATAAGATCTTGATTTCACCTGACGGTGAAATCACCATCACTAACGATGGTGCTACAATTTTGTCCCAAATGGAGCTAGATAATGAGATTGCAAAGTTGTTAGTACAACTTTCCAAATCtcaagatgatgaaattggTGATGGTACTACTGGTGTTGTTGTTCTGGCAAGTGCGCTACTTGACCAAGCATTGGAGTTAATTCAAAAGGGTATACATCCAATCAAAATCGCTAATGGATTTGATGAAGCCGCCAAATTAGCCATTTCCAAGTTAGAAGAAACATGTGACGACATTTCTGCGTCAAACGATGAATTGTTCAGGGACTTTTTATTGAGGGCCGCCAAAACTTCTTTGGGCTCCAAAATTGTTTCCAAGGATCATGATAGATTTGCTGAAATGGCTGTGGAAGCCGTCATAAATGTCATGGACAAAGATCGTAAAGACGTGGATTTCGATTTAATCAAAATGCAAGGACGGGTTGGCGGATCTATAAGCGATTCAAAATTGATTAATGGTGTCATTTTGGATAAAGATTTTTCTCATCCACAAATGCCTAAATGTGTTTTACCAAAAGAGGGCTCTGATGGTGTTAAGTTAGCTATATTAACGTGTCCATTTGAACCTCCTAAACCAAAGACCAAGCATAAATTAGACATTTCTTCAGTAGAAGAATACCAAAAATTACAGACTTATGAACAAGATAAGTTCAAAGAAATGATAGACGATGTGAAGAAAGCGGGCGCAGATGTTGTTATATGCCAATGGGGGTTTGACGATGAGGCCAATCATCTACTTCTACAGAATGATTTACCTGCCGTAAGATGGGTAGGTGGCCAAGAACTAGAACACATTGCCATTTCCACAAACGGTCGCATTGTTCCAAGATTTCAAGACTTGTCTAAGGATAAATTAGGTACATGTTCCAGAATTTACGAGCAGGAGTTTGGTACTACTAAGGATCGTATGCTGATTATCGAGCAAAgtaaagaaacaaaaactgTAACATGTTTTGTTCGCGGTTCCAATAAAATGATCGTGGATGAAGCTGAACGTGCATTGCATGACTCACTATGTGTGGTACGTAACTTGGTTAAAGACTCACGTGTAGTTTACGGTGGGGGAGCAGCCGAAGTGACTATGTCCCTGGCTGTCTCTGAGGAAGCTGATAAGCAACGTGGTATTGATCAGTATGCATTCCGTGGATTCGCCCAAGCGTTAGACACCATTCCAATGACTTTGGCTGAAAATTCTGGTCTTGATCCAATCGGAACTTTGTCTACATTGAAAAGTAAACAactgaaagaaaagatttccAACATTGGTGTCGATTGCTTAGGTTACGGGTCTAATGACATGAAGGAACTATTTGTCGTTGATCCATTTATTGGCAAAAAGCAGCAAATTCTTTTAGCTACTCAATTATGTAGAATGATTTTAAAGATTGATAACGTCATCATTAGTGGTAAAGATGAGTATTGA
- the ARP3 gene encoding actin-related protein 3 (Essential component of the Arp2/3 complex; Arp2/3 is a highly conserved actin nucleation center required for the motility and integrity of actin patches; involved in endocytosis and membrane growth and polarity) has translation MSYLNNPAVVMDNGTGLTKLGFAGNDSPSWVFPTAIATAAPSNTKKSSGVGAPSAVSNEASYFGNSTSATNFNGATGGLLSNNLSGKRGTEDLDFYIGNEALVASQGPSYSLSYPIRHGQVENWDHMERFWENSIFKYLRTEPEDHFFLLTEPPLNPPENREQVAEIFFESFNCAGLYIAVQAVLALAASWTSSKVTDRSLTGTVIDSGDGVTHVIPVAEGYVIGSAIKNIPIAGRDITLFIQSLLRERGEADTSLRTAEKIKQEYCYVCPDIVKEFNKFDKDPSKFAQFVVENQEKTRRKVVDIGYERFLAPEIFFNPEIASSDFLTPLPTVVDQTIQACPIDVRKGLYNNIVLSGGSTMFKDFGRRLQRDLKSIVNNRIAQSELLSGTKSTGVDVSVISHRKQRNAVWFGGSLLAQTAEFKGYCHTKKDYEEYGPEIVRNFSLFNMV, from the coding sequence ATGTCATACTTAAACAATCCCGCTGTTGTCATGGACAATGGTACCGGGCTGACCAAGCTCGGTTTCGCCGGTAATGATTCTCCCTCCTGGGTCTTCCCTACTGCAATAGCCACAGCTGCACCTTCAAATACAAAGAAGTCCTCGGGCGTTGGTGCGCCCTCAGCAGTTAGTAATGAAGCATCATACTTTGGAAATTCCACCTCTGCAACCAATTTCAATGGTGCAACAGGTGGTTTGCTGTCTAATAATTTATCCGGTAAAAGAGGTACAGAAGATTTGGATTTCTATATTGGAAATGAGGCTTTAGTAGCATCCCAAGGACCCTCTTACTCTTTGAGCTATCCAATCAGACACGGTCAAGTGGAAAATTGGGATCACATGGAAAGATTCTGGGAAAATTCCATCTTCAAGTATTTAAGAACAGAGCCTGAAGATCATTTTTTCCTATTGACCGAACCACCACTGAATCCTCCAGAAAACAGAGAGCAAGTGGCggagattttttttgaatcattTAATTGTGCTGGTCTATATATTGCTGTGCAAGCAGTTTTGGCTCTGGCTGCGTCATGGACCTCTTCAAAAGTCACGGATAGATCATTAACTGGTACTGTTATAGATTCTGGTGATGGTGTCACCCACGTCATCCCAGTGGCGGAAGGTTACGTCATTGGCTCAGCAATTAAAAACATTCCAATAGCCGGTAGAGACATCACATTGTTCATCCAATCCTTGCTAAGAGAACGTGGTGAAGCAGACACTTCCTTGAGAACTGCCGAAAAGATTAAGCAAGAATACTGTTACGTCTGTCCAGATATTGTAAAGGAGTTTAACAAATTCGATAAAGATCCTTCTAAATTTGCCCAATTTGTGGTGGAAAACCAAGAAAAGACAAGGAGAAAAGTCGTAGATATTGGTTACGAAAGATTCTTAGCACCtgaaatcttcttcaatcCAGAAATTGCATCCTCAGACTTCTTGACTCCTTTACCCACGGTAGTGGATCAAACTATCCAGGCTTGCCCTATTGACGTCCGTAAAGGTTTATACAACAATATTGTACTATCAGGTGGGTCTACCATGTTCAAAGATTTTGGACGTCGTTTACAAAGAGATCTAAAGTCTATCGTAAATAACAGAATCGCACAAAGTGAGCTGTTAAGTGGAACTAAATCGACTGGTGTAGATGTTTCCGTGATTTCTCATCGGAAGCAGAGAAACGCTGTCTGGTTTGGTGGCTCGCTGCTGGCACAAACAGCCGAATTCAAAGGCTACTGTCACACTAAGAAAGATTATGAGGAATATGGTCCGGAAATTGTTAGAAATTTCAGCCTTTTCAACATGGTTTGA